One Hordeum vulgare subsp. vulgare chromosome 4H, MorexV3_pseudomolecules_assembly, whole genome shotgun sequence DNA window includes the following coding sequences:
- the LOC123451198 gene encoding TPD1 protein homolog 1B-like isoform X2, whose amino-acid sequence MARLHTHPSAAVVVVVTMLLLQACSEGSQASSSQRLPLHQMRKMLSVNAPSMSSSGGGGHSVEPLELEECSQDLLEVSQINAPSMAGGIPAYSVSITNTCTDCLVCDVHIACGDFASNDVIDPAKFRRLGFNDCLVNDGRSIDPSFPVSFHYGNSFPYPMTVASASCACN is encoded by the exons ATGGCGCGCCTTCACACGCATCCAAGTGCtgctgttgtggtcgtcgtcaccATGCTCCTGCTCCAAGCTTGCTCTGAAGGTAGTCAAG CATCTTCCTCGCAGCGGCTGCCTCTGCATCAGATGCGCAAGATGCTCAGCGTCAATGCGCCTTCCATGTCATCGAGCGGCGGAGGAGGCCACTCGGTGGAGCCGTTGGAGCTGGAGGAGTGCTCGCAGGACCTCCTGGAGGTGTCCCAGATCAACGCGCCGAGCATGGCCGGCGGCATACCGGCCTACAGCGTGTCGATCACCAACACCTGCACCGACTGTCTCGTGTGCGACGTCCACATCGCATGCGGCGACTTCGCCTCCAATGATGTCATCGACCCGGCCAAGTTCCGTCGCCTCGGCTTCAACGACTGCCTCGTCAACGACGGCCGGTCCATCGACCCCAGCTTTCCCGTGTCCTTCCACTACGGCAACTCATTTCCCTACCCGATGACAGTCGCGTCAGCCTCCTGTGCCTGTAACTAA
- the LOC123451198 gene encoding TPD1 protein homolog 1B-like isoform X1, with translation MARLHTHPSAAVVVVVTMLLLQACSEGSQASASSSQRLPLHQMRKMLSVNAPSMSSSGGGGHSVEPLELEECSQDLLEVSQINAPSMAGGIPAYSVSITNTCTDCLVCDVHIACGDFASNDVIDPAKFRRLGFNDCLVNDGRSIDPSFPVSFHYGNSFPYPMTVASASCACN, from the exons ATGGCGCGCCTTCACACGCATCCAAGTGCtgctgttgtggtcgtcgtcaccATGCTCCTGCTCCAAGCTTGCTCTGAAGGTAGTCAAG CATCAGCATCTTCCTCGCAGCGGCTGCCTCTGCATCAGATGCGCAAGATGCTCAGCGTCAATGCGCCTTCCATGTCATCGAGCGGCGGAGGAGGCCACTCGGTGGAGCCGTTGGAGCTGGAGGAGTGCTCGCAGGACCTCCTGGAGGTGTCCCAGATCAACGCGCCGAGCATGGCCGGCGGCATACCGGCCTACAGCGTGTCGATCACCAACACCTGCACCGACTGTCTCGTGTGCGACGTCCACATCGCATGCGGCGACTTCGCCTCCAATGATGTCATCGACCCGGCCAAGTTCCGTCGCCTCGGCTTCAACGACTGCCTCGTCAACGACGGCCGGTCCATCGACCCCAGCTTTCCCGTGTCCTTCCACTACGGCAACTCATTTCCCTACCCGATGACAGTCGCGTCAGCCTCCTGTGCCTGTAACTAA
- the LOC123451198 gene encoding TPD1 protein homolog 1B-like isoform X3, translated as MARLHTHPSAAVVVVVTMLLLQACSEASASSSQRLPLHQMRKMLSVNAPSMSSSGGGGHSVEPLELEECSQDLLEVSQINAPSMAGGIPAYSVSITNTCTDCLVCDVHIACGDFASNDVIDPAKFRRLGFNDCLVNDGRSIDPSFPVSFHYGNSFPYPMTVASASCACN; from the exons ATGGCGCGCCTTCACACGCATCCAAGTGCtgctgttgtggtcgtcgtcaccATGCTCCTGCTCCAAGCTTGCTCTGAAG CATCAGCATCTTCCTCGCAGCGGCTGCCTCTGCATCAGATGCGCAAGATGCTCAGCGTCAATGCGCCTTCCATGTCATCGAGCGGCGGAGGAGGCCACTCGGTGGAGCCGTTGGAGCTGGAGGAGTGCTCGCAGGACCTCCTGGAGGTGTCCCAGATCAACGCGCCGAGCATGGCCGGCGGCATACCGGCCTACAGCGTGTCGATCACCAACACCTGCACCGACTGTCTCGTGTGCGACGTCCACATCGCATGCGGCGACTTCGCCTCCAATGATGTCATCGACCCGGCCAAGTTCCGTCGCCTCGGCTTCAACGACTGCCTCGTCAACGACGGCCGGTCCATCGACCCCAGCTTTCCCGTGTCCTTCCACTACGGCAACTCATTTCCCTACCCGATGACAGTCGCGTCAGCCTCCTGTGCCTGTAACTAA